The genomic interval CCTACGCGATGTCCATCGCGCAGGAGACGGGCGAGTTGGACCGGGGCATCGCCGCGGGGGAGCGGGTCCTCGCCGAGTATCCTCGCAGCCCGTTCGAACTGAAGGTCCGCTACACGTTGGCGGGCCTCTACGAGAAGATCGCCGAATACCGCAAGGCCGCGTCCATGGCGGAGGCGTTCATCGCCACGTACGACGCCGTGTCCGACTCGGAGGCACCGGACTCCAAGAACAAGGAGCGGAAGGCCTCTCGGGCCCGGCCCGCGCCGAAGAAGGGTGAGGCCCAGGTCACCGAGGAAGACGTCGCGACGCGCGCCGCGCAGCTCGCCGCCGAACGCAAGCTGCTCGTGGACGAAGCGGGCGCCTGGGTGGCGGATGCCCAGTTCAATGCCGGAGTGTGGTGGGAGGGCGCGGGCGAGGCCCAGAAGGCCGTGGCCGCCTACAACACCTATGTGTCGCGCTTTCGCGAGCGCAAGGACGTGCCGCAGGTGGCCTTCTCCGCGGCGCTCGTCTGGGAGAAGGAGCACAAGTGGAGCGAGGCGGCGCGGGCGTTCGGCGCCTTCGCGGATGGCTTCGGCCGCGACTCCCGCGCCACACCCTCCCAGCTCTACCTGGCGCGCTACCACGAGCTGCTCGCGTGGCAGCGCCTCAAGGCCAAGCGTGAGCAGGAGCAACTCCAGGGTGAGTTGGTCCGCTCGTGGAGCCGGTTGCCCGAGGCCGCTCGCAAGGACGCCGCGGTGCTCAATGCCTACGCGCATGCGCGTTTCCTCGCGCTGGAGCCCGCGTGGCGGCGCTACTCGGAGATCCGCTTCTCCCGGGTGAGCACCATCCGAAGGGACCTGGCCGCCAAGCAGCGCGACATCCAGCGCGTGGAGAAGGAGTACCTCGCGGTGCTGGCCACGGGTTCGGGCGAGTGGGGCATCGCGTCGCTGACGCGCATCGGCCTCGCGTACGCGGACTTCGCTCGCAACATCATGGACTCGCCGGACCCGAAGGGGCTCGACGAGGAGCAAGTCGGGATGTACCGCGCGGAGCTGGAGAACCTGGCGCTGCCGTTGGAGGACAAGTCCAACGAGGCGCTGGAGAAGGCACTCGAGAAGGCCTACGAGCTGGGCATCTACAGTTCCTGGACGCTGACCGCGCAGGACCAGGTGAACCGCTTTCATCCCGGGACCTACGCGCAGGTGAGGCAGGTGGACTTCCGCGCCAGCGACGCCCTGGCGTTGGCGGAGCTCGCACGCGAGCCCGGAGACGCGACCGCGGCCTCCGCCACGCCTGTTCCTCATTCGACGCCCCAGACGACACCCGCCGCCCCTTCATCACCGTCAGGTCAACGCGAGGGCACACCGAATCCTCCCGCCTCGGAGGATAGGACCCAGGCACCCACCGCCGAGGCGAAGGAAGTTCGGCCATGAGTTGGTCAATCCATCAGGACAAGACAAGGGCTCGTTCAGGAGCGAAGCCCGGGTTGGGATTTTGGCGCTCGCTCCTCGTGGGCTCGGCGGCGTTCATGGCCGCGTGCGCGACGGCCCCCACACCGAAGCCATCCGCGGCACAAGCGAAGACTCCGCCCACGGCGCCTCCACCCGCGATGGTCGCACCTCAGCCTCCACCGCCGAAGGACCTCTCGGCCTCCGAGGAGTTCGCCGCCGCCATCCAGGCGTTCGAAGCCGGGAACCTGGACGGCGCACGCCATGGCTTCGACATGGTGTTGGCCAAGGCCCCCGGCAGCCTCAACGCGCGCTTCAACCTGGGCCTCATCGCCGAGCGTCAAGGCCGCGTGGAGGATGCCCGCGGCGCGTACGAACAGGTGCTCCAACGCGACCCGTCGCATACGTCCTCGGTGCTCAACCTGGCGGCGCTGTATCGCAAGCTGGAGCGAGGGGCGGATGCGATTGCGCTGTTCGAGAAGGCCCTGAAGTCGCCGGAGCGCGCGCACGACGCGCTGCTGCTCAATGGCTTGTCGGCGACGTATCGGCAGGTGGGCAAACTCGACGAATCCGAGGCCACCGCGCGCCGGGTCCTGGAGCGGAACAAGGACAACCCAGGGGCATACAAGAACCTGGCCTATGTCGCGTATGCGCGAGAGAAGTACCGGTTGGCGGAGCTGCTCGTGGGCACCGCGCGCAAGTTCGCGGAGAAGGACCCTTCGCTCTGCAACCTGCTGGGCATGGTGTACCTCAAGCTGGATGAGCGCACGCGTGCGCTCGCGCAGTTCCAGAAGGCTGTGTCGCTCGATGACAAGTTCGCCGCGGGGTACATCAACCTGGGGGCGCTGGCGCTGCGGTTTCGAGACTACGTGGGCGCGGAGCGTGCCTTTGCTCGTGCTCTCGAGCTCGAGCCTGACTCGCTAGAGGCGCGGCTCTCGCTCGCGTGGGCGCTGGATGGTCAGAAGGGGCGTGACCCCAAGAAGGGGCTCGCGGCGGGCGAGGCCTTCGAGAAGGTGCTCGCCACGCGAGAGAACCTTCCG from Myxococcus stipitatus carries:
- a CDS encoding tetratricopeptide repeat protein, with product MGFWRSLLVGSAAFMAACATAPTPKPSAAQAKTPPTAPPPAMVAPQPPPPKDLSASEEFAAAIQAFEAGNLDGARHGFDMVLAKAPGSLNARFNLGLIAERQGRVEDARGAYEQVLQRDPSHTSSVLNLAALYRKLERGADAIALFEKALKSPERAHDALLLNGLSATYRQVGKLDESEATARRVLERNKDNPGAYKNLAYVAYAREKYRLAELLVGTARKFAEKDPSLCNLLGMVYLKLDERTRALAQFQKAVSLDDKFAAGYINLGALALRFRDYVGAERAFARALELEPDSLEARLSLAWALDGQKGRDPKKGLAAGEAFEKVLATRENLPEAVCGAGWAFAADRDGWARAIAFLDRCKAMTSTTEQDKQLITAKVQGLQNMLKAPPADAAMATGTEGSQKKDGEQDNKPEAATGGAGSMLNQLPQDANAPESESVPEEPESAPAPEGETSPDAPEASDEGASPSK